A stretch of Paenibacillus sp. URB8-2 DNA encodes these proteins:
- a CDS encoding MurR/RpiR family transcriptional regulator, producing the protein MEKIIIPTGNVIAFIRSIYPTLTKAEKKVADVVLSEVKNIIFDSLTDLAEKAEVGETSVLRFCRHIGYKGFQEFKLALAQELDSGHDQQKDPIGDGITEQVRQKNLHIINETTSLLKEEQIREAVNMLLRAKQIVFFGVGSSGFTAEIAKYRFIRTGLPVEAVTDGHLGPVKATLMTESDVAVLLSVSGSTVDMVDIARIAKEEGKAGVVCITSHIKSPVTKYADVVLLSSSREKPTEGSAFTSTIPQLYILDIIFAHVMQELGETAVGTIQKTAKATSKNLY; encoded by the coding sequence ATGGAAAAAATAATTATACCCACCGGAAATGTAATCGCGTTTATCCGAAGCATTTATCCGACGCTGACTAAGGCCGAGAAGAAAGTGGCCGACGTCGTTCTCAGCGAAGTCAAAAATATTATCTTCGATTCGCTAACCGATCTCGCGGAAAAAGCGGAGGTTGGGGAAACATCGGTGCTCCGGTTCTGCCGGCATATCGGGTACAAGGGATTCCAGGAGTTTAAACTGGCCCTTGCCCAGGAACTGGATTCTGGCCATGATCAGCAAAAAGATCCCATCGGAGATGGCATTACCGAACAGGTCAGACAAAAAAATCTTCATATTATCAATGAAACGACCTCCCTTCTGAAAGAAGAGCAGATCCGGGAGGCGGTGAATATGCTGCTCCGCGCTAAGCAAATTGTGTTTTTCGGCGTGGGCTCTTCGGGATTTACGGCGGAAATCGCCAAATACCGGTTTATCCGCACGGGTCTGCCTGTCGAAGCAGTGACGGATGGGCATCTCGGACCCGTAAAGGCCACCTTGATGACGGAAAGCGATGTCGCCGTATTGCTGTCGGTATCGGGGAGCACGGTGGATATGGTGGACATAGCCCGCATTGCCAAAGAGGAAGGCAAGGCCGGAGTCGTGTGCATCACGAGCCACATCAAATCGCCGGTCACCAAATACGCCGATGTCGTTCTGCTCAGTTCGTCACGGGAGAAGCCGACGGAAGGCAGCGCCTTTACGTCAACGATTCCGCAGCTTTATATTCTGGATATTATTTTTGCGCATGTGATGCAGGAGCTTGGCGAGACCGCTGTGGGAACGATCCAAAAAACGGCAAAGGCCACCAGTAAAAACTTATACTAA
- a CDS encoding N-acetylmannosamine-6-phosphate 2-epimerase, with protein sequence MDNSMKHGLVVSCQAHFDHPLNHPLHIAALAKCAELGGAVGIRADSPEHIREIKKNVNVPVIGINKVLQHGHRFFITPTFEHAKDIVEAGADIVALEATFQNQPDKEALKELIREIREELNTPVMADVSTYEEGVRAWELGADYVGTTLSGYTDISMDRLTPDIELVKALADAGIRTICEGHVSSPEQALAAVEAGAYFVVVGTAITDTVAITKGYTGLLQNHGTGSDRDADCLR encoded by the coding sequence ATGGACAACAGCATGAAGCACGGACTCGTCGTATCCTGCCAGGCACATTTTGACCATCCGTTAAATCACCCGCTTCACATCGCGGCTTTGGCTAAATGCGCCGAGCTGGGGGGGGCGGTCGGAATCCGGGCGGATAGCCCCGAGCATATCAGAGAAATTAAGAAGAATGTAAACGTTCCCGTTATCGGGATCAATAAAGTGCTTCAACACGGCCATCGTTTCTTTATTACGCCAACATTCGAACACGCCAAGGACATCGTGGAAGCTGGAGCGGATATTGTTGCGCTGGAAGCGACCTTTCAGAATCAACCGGACAAGGAAGCGCTGAAAGAACTGATCCGGGAGATCAGAGAAGAGCTGAATACGCCGGTCATGGCGGACGTTTCCACATACGAGGAAGGCGTCCGGGCCTGGGAGCTTGGGGCTGATTATGTAGGAACCACGCTATCCGGATATACGGATATCAGCATGGACCGGCTGACGCCGGATATCGAGCTGGTCAAGGCGCTGGCCGATGCCGGCATACGGACGATTTGCGAAGGACATGTCTCCTCGCCGGAGCAGGCCCTCGCGGCCGTGGAAGCCGGCGCATACTTCGTCGTTGTCGGAACGGCGATCACCGATACGGTAGCCATTACCAAAGGGTATACGGGATTATTGCAAAATCACGGCACAGGAAGTGATCGCGATGCTGATTGTCTGCGTTGA
- a CDS encoding N-acetylglucosamine kinase, which produces MLIVCVDGGQTKTSIDLFDGNGGLIRNWKTEPVIHYARPGGLDSYCRIAAGLCEELNGMKLVEPVSVCFSLSGYHGDVSIIPKTIERGMSGRSFTMAGLLVVPDYLGNWRAVTDGKPGIVVISGGGTVAYGKNAAGSSARLGGWGHHLGDEGSGYWIGLEAVKEVLKARSGISAATALELLVASVLDFKEESGLLAGFYSGEITDKDLALLVPAVNELAERGDPAACRIMEEAAGHLFRLTFAALGRLGGELPIYLSGGVFNASALRRNLSSLFEMAGISRLVSICEGNPAHGIYCLARENAAL; this is translated from the coding sequence ATGCTGATTGTCTGCGTTGACGGAGGCCAGACGAAGACCTCGATTGACCTGTTCGACGGGAACGGCGGGCTAATCCGGAACTGGAAGACCGAGCCGGTTATCCACTATGCCCGGCCCGGAGGCTTGGACAGCTACTGCCGTATTGCTGCGGGGCTGTGCGAAGAACTGAACGGGATGAAGCTGGTCGAACCGGTCTCTGTATGCTTCAGCCTTAGCGGCTATCACGGAGATGTGTCCATCATTCCAAAGACGATTGAACGCGGGATGAGCGGCCGGAGCTTTACCATGGCCGGGCTGCTGGTGGTGCCCGACTACTTGGGTAACTGGCGGGCCGTAACGGACGGCAAGCCGGGGATCGTCGTCATCAGCGGCGGCGGCACGGTTGCTTATGGGAAGAATGCGGCGGGAAGCTCGGCGCGTCTTGGCGGCTGGGGACATCATCTGGGAGACGAGGGCAGCGGCTACTGGATCGGCCTGGAAGCCGTCAAGGAAGTTCTTAAAGCGCGGTCCGGCATTTCAGCCGCAACGGCTTTGGAACTACTGGTCGCCTCAGTGCTGGATTTTAAAGAGGAAAGCGGGCTTCTGGCCGGATTCTACTCTGGAGAAATAACCGACAAGGATCTCGCCCTGCTCGTTCCGGCGGTGAATGAACTGGCCGAGCGGGGAGACCCCGCCGCGTGCCGGATAATGGAAGAGGCGGCAGGGCATCTGTTCCGGCTGACCTTTGCGGCGCTGGGGCGGCTCGGCGGTGAACTTCCCATCTATTTGTCCGGCGGTGTATTCAACGCTTCGGCGCTCCGGCGGAATCTGAGCTCTCTCTTTGAAATGGCCGGAATTTCCCGGCTTGTGTCTATTTGCGAGGGAAATCCCGCACACGGCATTTACTGCCTGGCAAGGGAAAATGCCGCTTTATGA
- the modA gene encoding molybdate ABC transporter substrate-binding protein — protein sequence MAVKCKPRWIVYVLLLSLCLLVIAGCARNSPQGNAYATSSPAAASSNSASASPGEPADSAAEQTELLVSAAESLSDALKELVPKFQAAHPDIAVRLNLASSGSLQQQIEQGAPADLFISAGAKQMNALADKQLTNPGLTRTLLTNDLVLVVPADSAASAVTAEDLTGSGFAKIAVGQPESVPAGMYAQQFLQHAGLWDTLLPKIVFAKDVRQVLTYVASGNVEAGLVYGSDAAGEPKVKVAMQVDPSAHDPIDYPAAVLAESAHPEQAEVFYDYLFTQEAGEVFVKYGFKLAGK from the coding sequence ATGGCCGTCAAGTGTAAGCCCCGTTGGATCGTCTATGTGTTACTGTTGTCCCTGTGTCTGCTCGTTATCGCTGGCTGTGCCAGGAATTCGCCGCAGGGCAACGCTTACGCAACCTCAAGTCCCGCAGCCGCTTCATCGAATTCGGCATCTGCATCTCCAGGCGAGCCGGCAGATTCCGCGGCCGAACAGACGGAGCTGCTGGTATCGGCGGCTGAAAGCTTGAGCGATGCTTTAAAAGAACTGGTTCCGAAATTTCAGGCTGCGCATCCCGATATTGCCGTGCGTCTGAACCTGGCGTCTTCGGGCTCGCTTCAGCAGCAGATCGAGCAGGGCGCTCCCGCAGACCTGTTCATCTCAGCGGGTGCCAAACAGATGAACGCCCTTGCGGACAAGCAGCTGACGAATCCCGGCCTGACCAGGACCCTGCTCACGAATGACCTGGTGCTGGTCGTTCCCGCCGACTCGGCGGCGTCGGCTGTTACCGCCGAAGATTTAACCGGCTCCGGCTTCGCGAAGATTGCGGTCGGACAACCCGAATCGGTACCGGCCGGCATGTACGCGCAGCAATTTCTTCAACATGCGGGCCTCTGGGACACGCTGCTGCCCAAAATCGTCTTTGCCAAGGATGTCCGTCAGGTTCTGACCTACGTGGCGTCAGGCAATGTGGAAGCGGGCCTGGTGTATGGCAGCGACGCGGCCGGGGAGCCAAAGGTGAAGGTCGCCATGCAGGTCGACCCTTCCGCTCACGATCCGATTGATTATCCGGCGGCGGTTCTGGCGGAAAGCGCGCATCCGGAGCAAGCGGAAGTCTTCTACGATTACTTGTTTACACAGGAGGCCGGAGAGGTGTTCGTCAAATACGGTTTCAAGCTGGCCGGAAAGTAA
- a CDS encoding MarR family winged helix-turn-helix transcriptional regulator, producing MDRNKYSKAETFRYEILAVQRQGNRLLNNLLKEIGLTASQAEVLRILDEWKTLSLKDLGHLLICESGSPSRLLERMCADGLVEKVVDPKDSRYVILQLTTQGLEKAKLVDGIEQGLYEQLMQLYSEEELETINSLLFRFLKGQSLADTLKRRGYEP from the coding sequence ATGGATAGGAATAAGTATTCCAAAGCTGAGACCTTTCGCTACGAAATACTGGCCGTACAGCGGCAGGGAAACAGGCTGCTCAATAACTTACTGAAGGAAATCGGGTTAACCGCTTCGCAAGCAGAAGTTCTACGAATATTGGATGAGTGGAAGACCCTTTCTCTGAAAGATCTTGGGCATTTATTGATCTGTGAGTCCGGCAGTCCTTCACGGCTTCTGGAACGAATGTGTGCGGACGGTCTTGTTGAAAAAGTAGTTGATCCGAAAGATTCGCGGTATGTAATCCTTCAACTCACAACTCAGGGATTGGAGAAAGCCAAACTAGTCGATGGCATCGAGCAGGGGCTATACGAACAACTCATGCAGCTCTATTCCGAAGAGGAGCTTGAGACCATTAATTCTTTGTTGTTTCGTTTTTTAAAGGGGCAGTCTTTGGCGGACACTCTCAAAAGACGCGGGTACGAGCCTTAA
- a CDS encoding glyoxalase/bleomycin resistance/dioxygenase family protein has product MKVLDTLIRVFVERDALDQTIHFYEDLYQEKCKARVFYEELNLELAMIARTVIIAGDAESRRLYESASATFLVDSIQEAAVYLQQHGAVCLTEAKRTPRSWIMLVKHPDGLIAEYVELVPEQPSYT; this is encoded by the coding sequence ATGAAGGTGTTAGATACATTAATTCGAGTATTTGTTGAAAGAGATGCCCTGGATCAAACCATTCACTTCTATGAAGATTTGTATCAGGAAAAGTGTAAAGCTCGCGTGTTTTATGAGGAATTAAACTTAGAACTGGCGATGATTGCCCGTACGGTCATTATTGCAGGAGATGCGGAGTCCAGACGGCTATATGAGTCTGCAAGTGCAACCTTTTTAGTTGATTCAATCCAGGAAGCGGCCGTTTATTTGCAGCAGCATGGAGCAGTCTGTTTAACGGAAGCGAAGCGGACCCCGAGAAGCTGGATTATGCTTGTCAAACACCCGGACGGCTTGATTGCGGAATATGTGGAACTCGTTCCGGAGCAACCTTCATATACCTAA
- a CDS encoding DeoR/GlpR family DNA-binding transcription regulator: MVRRGEEFSIYQEERLLKILDQLKTHAQLSNADVCELLDISRDTARRDIIKLVEEGAAIRTHGGIALPFFKEEIKAYKDRAASASTEKLRIAQTANGYIAKGEVCFMDVSTTVRELCAQVREKITVYTHSLDNAEVLAGKTDVDLQLLGGKFNHDNRFFYDETQALQLNEIYFDKVFLGAAAIMEDGIYFANREDALVKKLVAGRAGKVFVLADNQKFNLTASFRGMEFSDINMLITDENPPEKLLPVMRESGIEIIQTAREE; encoded by the coding sequence ATGGTGAGGAGAGGGGAGGAGTTTTCCATTTACCAGGAGGAACGCCTGCTGAAAATTTTGGATCAACTGAAGACCCATGCCCAATTGTCCAATGCGGACGTTTGCGAGCTGCTGGACATCTCCAGAGATACGGCGAGAAGAGACATTATCAAGCTGGTGGAGGAAGGCGCTGCCATCCGGACGCATGGCGGAATCGCTTTGCCATTTTTCAAAGAAGAAATTAAAGCCTACAAGGATCGTGCGGCCTCCGCTTCCACAGAGAAGCTTCGAATTGCCCAGACGGCTAACGGCTACATCGCCAAAGGGGAGGTCTGCTTCATGGATGTCTCCACCACGGTCCGGGAGCTGTGCGCGCAGGTTCGGGAAAAGATCACGGTGTATACCCACTCGCTGGATAACGCGGAGGTTCTGGCGGGCAAAACGGACGTCGATCTTCAACTGCTCGGAGGAAAGTTTAACCATGACAACCGGTTTTTTTACGACGAGACTCAAGCATTGCAGTTGAACGAGATTTACTTTGACAAGGTCTTTTTGGGGGCGGCGGCGATTATGGAGGACGGGATATATTTTGCGAACCGGGAAGACGCGCTGGTCAAAAAGCTTGTAGCGGGGCGCGCCGGGAAAGTGTTTGTGCTGGCGGACAACCAAAAATTTAATCTTACCGCTTCATTCAGGGGCATGGAATTCTCGGACATCAATATGTTGATCACCGACGAGAATCCGCCGGAGAAGCTGCTGCCTGTCATGCGCGAAAGCGGGATCGAGATCATCCAGACGGCCAGGGAAGAGTAA
- a CDS encoding Cof-type HAD-IIB family hydrolase, translated as MIKAIFSDIDGTLLNSRHQITPDTKTVIQEVKQRDIPFVLVSARMPSGILSLQQELEINEPVICYSGALVLGGSDAHGGRETLHSIGLNNNSVRAMLHIVGTGFPGISISLYSYDHWIVGDRFDPWVIQEQEIIKVDPIERELSAYIEEDHEIHKILCMGSPEEINRLERTLQSVIPGISIYKSKDTYLEIMDEMVSKSYAIRELEEVFHISNRELMAIGDNYNDIDMILYAGVGIAMGNAPEEVKRIADKVTLSNDEDGLKDGIERFVLIRP; from the coding sequence ATGATCAAAGCTATTTTCAGCGATATTGACGGAACCCTGCTGAATTCGCGGCACCAGATTACGCCGGACACCAAAACCGTTATACAGGAGGTGAAGCAACGGGATATTCCGTTTGTCCTCGTTTCGGCCCGGATGCCGAGCGGTATTCTTTCCCTGCAGCAGGAGCTTGAAATCAATGAGCCCGTCATTTGTTACAGCGGCGCTCTCGTTCTCGGAGGAAGCGATGCCCATGGCGGCAGAGAAACCCTTCACAGCATCGGACTGAACAATAACAGCGTAAGAGCCATGCTTCACATCGTGGGTACGGGCTTTCCGGGCATCAGCATCAGTCTGTACAGCTACGACCATTGGATCGTCGGCGACCGCTTCGACCCGTGGGTTATTCAGGAGCAGGAGATTATTAAGGTCGATCCGATAGAGCGCGAGCTGTCTGCTTATATTGAAGAAGATCATGAGATTCACAAAATATTATGTATGGGAAGTCCGGAGGAGATTAACCGGCTGGAGCGAACCCTGCAAAGTGTGATTCCGGGCATCAGCATTTACAAATCCAAAGATACCTACCTGGAAATCATGGACGAAATGGTGTCCAAATCATATGCGATCCGTGAGCTGGAAGAGGTGTTTCATATCTCCAACCGGGAATTGATGGCGATCGGAGACAATTATAACGACATTGACATGATCCTCTACGCGGGAGTGGGAATTGCAATGGGGAACGCGCCGGAGGAAGTAAAACGGATTGCCGACAAGGTCACTTTAAGCAATGACGAAGACGGTTTAAAGGATGGCATTGAGAGATTTGTTTTAATACGCCCTTAA
- a CDS encoding YfbR-like 5'-deoxynucleotidase has protein sequence MGIHAYFRSLGGLERIIRCPGKFKFEEHSVAAHSWKVVQYAKTLADIEEQHGVKIDWKKLYEITSSHDYGEIFIGDIKTPVKHSSPQLRTLIQQVEEGMVHHFIEEHIPSEFKSIFYNQLREGKDESVEGRILEVADKLDQVYEAFAELQKGNTEKEFITMYRSALMKIKDIPLHCVGYFLERILPDLVNEETISPVDIRRITEEALAN, from the coding sequence ATGGGTATTCATGCATATTTCCGGTCTCTGGGCGGGCTTGAACGGATTATCCGCTGTCCGGGGAAGTTCAAATTCGAGGAACACAGTGTGGCGGCCCACTCGTGGAAGGTGGTGCAGTACGCCAAGACACTGGCAGATATCGAGGAGCAGCACGGCGTGAAGATCGACTGGAAGAAGCTTTACGAGATTACGAGCAGCCATGATTATGGCGAAATCTTTATTGGCGACATCAAAACGCCGGTTAAGCATTCCTCCCCGCAGCTTCGGACGCTGATTCAGCAGGTGGAGGAGGGGATGGTACATCATTTTATCGAAGAACACATCCCGTCCGAATTCAAAAGCATCTTCTACAACCAGCTGCGTGAGGGCAAGGACGAGTCGGTGGAAGGGCGCATTCTTGAAGTCGCCGACAAGCTGGACCAGGTGTACGAGGCGTTCGCCGAGCTGCAAAAGGGCAATACGGAGAAGGAATTTATTACGATGTACCGCAGCGCCTTGATGAAGATCAAGGACATCCCGCTGCACTGTGTCGGCTATTTTCTCGAACGCATCCTGCCGGATCTTGTAAATGAAGAAACCATTTCCCCTGTAGACATCAGACGGATAACGGAAGAAGCTTTGGCAAATTAA
- a CDS encoding ArsR/SmtB family transcription factor: MEIFTNIADDLKLLGDRTRLAMLSLLKEREWCVCEFVSIFDISQPAVSQHLRKLKSKGMVKEKKRGQWVYYSLNVEDKPYIRDVLDHMPDSKTILSSLNKESVTASCE, translated from the coding sequence ATGGAGATTTTTACGAATATTGCAGATGATCTGAAGCTTCTGGGCGACAGAACCCGCTTAGCAATGCTTTCCCTTTTAAAAGAGCGGGAATGGTGCGTGTGCGAATTTGTCAGCATCTTCGACATTTCCCAGCCCGCCGTCAGCCAGCATTTAAGAAAGCTGAAAAGTAAAGGCATGGTTAAGGAGAAGAAACGCGGACAATGGGTTTACTATTCGTTGAATGTTGAAGACAAGCCGTATATCCGGGACGTTCTTGATCATATGCCGGACTCCAAAACGATCCTGTCCTCCCTGAATAAAGAATCCGTTACCGCCTCATGCGAGTAA
- a CDS encoding LacI family DNA-binding transcriptional regulator — MKATIKDVARLSGVSISTVSRVMNNPELVVPRKRQRVLEAIRELHYSPNALARGLIHKRTGTLGVLIPDISNLFYPAVLRGMEDAANQSDYNLIICNTDTSTVRRNSILKVLYEKQIDGVIWTSEPLPRDSYEMFDTLDFPVVLAATHSPDYEIPSVRVDDEQAAYDATVYLIKRGHTRIGMISGPPNDPISGYPRIQGFLRALRDHQLQFDESVCVEFGKYHFEDSYEAMKRLHGKYPEMTAVFASSDERALAAISYLHENQIRVPDEISVIGFDDTRMAGMSFPRLTTVAQPLYNIGYLAVDKLLKVINGEPIEELRTCVPHRIIERNSVIDCTQQAVIK; from the coding sequence ATGAAAGCAACGATCAAAGATGTGGCACGACTCTCCGGCGTATCCATCAGCACGGTATCCAGAGTAATGAATAATCCCGAATTGGTTGTTCCCAGGAAACGTCAGAGGGTGCTTGAAGCCATCCGCGAGCTGCACTATTCGCCGAACGCATTGGCGCGAGGGCTTATACATAAGCGGACCGGGACTCTGGGAGTTTTGATTCCGGATATATCTAATCTTTTTTATCCCGCCGTGCTCAGAGGCATGGAGGATGCAGCCAACCAGTCGGATTACAATCTGATTATTTGCAACACGGATACAAGCACCGTGCGCAGAAATTCCATTCTGAAGGTGCTGTATGAGAAGCAGATTGACGGCGTGATTTGGACAAGCGAGCCGCTTCCCCGTGACAGTTACGAGATGTTTGACACGCTCGATTTTCCGGTGGTGCTTGCGGCTACCCACAGTCCGGATTATGAGATTCCTTCCGTAAGGGTTGACGATGAGCAGGCAGCCTATGACGCGACCGTGTATCTGATTAAACGGGGGCATACCCGAATCGGTATGATCAGCGGTCCGCCGAACGATCCGATCTCCGGTTATCCGCGGATTCAGGGCTTTCTTCGGGCATTAAGGGATCATCAACTTCAATTTGACGAATCGGTCTGTGTGGAATTCGGGAAATATCATTTTGAGGACAGCTATGAAGCGATGAAACGTCTTCACGGCAAATATCCGGAAATGACTGCTGTGTTTGCCTCCAGCGATGAACGGGCTTTAGCCGCCATTTCTTATTTGCACGAGAATCAGATCCGGGTTCCGGACGAAATCTCGGTTATCGGTTTTGACGACACGCGGATGGCGGGCATGAGCTTTCCCCGGCTGACGACGGTAGCCCAGCCTCTGTACAACATCGGGTATTTGGCGGTGGACAAGCTTCTGAAAGTGATCAATGGGGAGCCTATCGAGGAACTGCGAACCTGCGTGCCCCACCGAATTATCGAACGGAATTCCGTAATTGACTGTACGCAGCAGGCCGTTATCAAGTAG
- a CDS encoding ABC transporter substrate-binding protein, with translation MRTKAAKLSMALIMTGVLLAGCGNSGNNASGSGSASGESSAAPSAGASAAATAAPAAGEKVKIVFSQGADQTDGTKKLVEAFEAQHPDIDVEVREFPNDSSQMHDQLLTILSGQSSEIDVVNLDVTWPAEFAQAGFLLPLDRYIEQDGIDTNEYLKGGIQAGYYNGQQWAFPRYNNAGLLYYRTDLVKKVPTTWDELLKQAEELKGKGGTKYGFVTQGKQYEGLAVGFTELVNAYGGQIIDDQGNVVVNSPEALKGLKKLIEIQTSKAVPSNLNTFTEKETLTAFIEGDAVFARHWPALYAQANDTKVSKVVGKVGIAPLPAGDARSAAALGGWLGAISKYSKHPKEAWEFLKFLISEQGEKIVAINNTQTPTYLKLFEDPEVQKASPLFASRDFVNGLGSAVPRTITPQYAKISGLIQVEVSKAIAGQQTAEQALANLETQIKAAVSQ, from the coding sequence ATGAGAACAAAAGCAGCGAAATTAAGTATGGCACTGATTATGACCGGGGTACTCCTCGCGGGGTGCGGTAACTCCGGCAACAATGCCTCAGGATCGGGCAGCGCAAGCGGAGAATCCAGTGCGGCTCCTTCCGCGGGGGCTTCAGCGGCAGCTACCGCCGCCCCGGCAGCGGGCGAAAAAGTGAAGATCGTCTTCAGCCAGGGCGCAGACCAGACCGATGGCACCAAAAAACTGGTGGAAGCCTTTGAAGCGCAGCATCCGGACATCGATGTCGAGGTCCGCGAGTTCCCGAATGATTCCTCGCAAATGCATGACCAGCTTCTGACGATTCTGAGCGGCCAATCCTCCGAGATTGATGTCGTCAACCTGGATGTGACGTGGCCGGCCGAATTCGCCCAAGCCGGGTTCCTGCTGCCGCTGGACCGGTATATTGAGCAGGATGGTATTGATACGAACGAATACTTGAAGGGCGGTATTCAAGCCGGATATTACAACGGCCAGCAGTGGGCGTTCCCGAGATACAACAATGCGGGGCTGCTCTACTACCGCACCGATCTGGTGAAGAAGGTTCCGACGACCTGGGACGAGCTCCTGAAGCAGGCGGAGGAACTGAAAGGCAAAGGCGGAACGAAGTACGGATTCGTAACTCAAGGCAAGCAGTATGAGGGACTGGCCGTCGGGTTTACCGAACTGGTTAACGCTTATGGCGGTCAAATCATTGACGATCAGGGCAACGTTGTCGTGAACAGCCCGGAAGCCCTGAAGGGACTGAAGAAGCTGATCGAGATCCAAACCTCGAAGGCGGTTCCTTCCAACCTGAACACCTTCACCGAAAAAGAAACCTTGACTGCTTTCATCGAAGGCGACGCCGTATTCGCCCGGCATTGGCCGGCCTTGTACGCACAGGCCAACGACACCAAAGTATCCAAAGTTGTCGGTAAAGTAGGCATTGCTCCTCTTCCTGCCGGAGACGCCCGTTCCGCGGCGGCGCTTGGCGGTTGGCTGGGCGCCATCAGCAAATACTCCAAGCATCCGAAGGAAGCTTGGGAATTCCTGAAATTCCTGATCAGCGAGCAAGGAGAAAAGATTGTGGCTATCAACAATACGCAAACGCCGACCTACCTGAAGCTGTTCGAAGATCCGGAAGTGCAGAAGGCAAGCCCGTTGTTTGCAAGCCGCGATTTCGTGAACGGTCTTGGCAGCGCGGTTCCGCGTACCATTACACCGCAATACGCCAAAATCTCCGGGCTGATTCAAGTCGAGGTCTCCAAGGCCATCGCCGGTCAGCAGACCGCTGAGCAGGCCCTGGCTAATTTGGAAACGCAAATTAAAGCCGCTGTTTCTCAATAA